The genomic region ATTCACTATTTCTTGTGTTGTTGGTTCTTTTTCAGTACAATTGAGAACATCTGTTTTGATCATTTCAATTATGAAATCATCAAACTCACTGACGCTAACTGCTAAAGTACGTTTTATTTCCATATTATTTTCCTTTGCCTCTCCACAATTTGTAAGCTCCAAACCCTGCTACAACACAACCACTGATAACAACTAAAATAGGACTTGTTGCTTGATAACTTAGTACAATTAATACACATCCAAAACTAATTAAAAACAAATACCACTGACTCATAATATCACCTATACACTTTCCCTGTAGTATAAACAAAAACTAATTCTATTTATACTGCATATATCATTATTTTATCCTATTTTATGTTTAATAGCTACCACATAATTTAACTTAATTCAAAATATAAATAGGAAGAACATCATATGTTCTTCCTATTAATGTTCTATAGTAAATCTATCGATTTTGACTATTCGTTATCCATTTTGTTAGCTACTAATACAAATGCTCCCCAGATTACTACAGCGATAACTAAGTTAACTGCTGCAAGTAAAGCTGCTGCAAATGAACCACCAGTTGCTAAGAATGCATATAATACTGGAGGAATAACCCAAGGTACTACTACATGTACGAAAGGAACTAATCCTGCTGCAGTTGCTGCATAAGCGATGATTGTTAATACGATTGGTACTAACATCCAAGGAATGAAGTAGATTGGGTTAAGCACGATTGGCATACCGAATACTACTGGTTCATTGATGTTGAATACACCCATTGGTGCTGACATAGTAGCTACTGCTCTAGAATCTGCACGTTTTGAGAAAATGAAGATTGCGATGATTAAAGCGATTGTACATCCAGCTCCACCCATCCATACATAAGCATCGAAACTACCACGAACCCATACATATTGCATAACTTCTCCAGCTGAAGCAGCTGCTTCATTTGCTAATGTAGCTGATAAGTAAGTACCATCTAATAATGCTCCTAATACGTTAGTTCCGTGAATTCCGAAGAACCAGAATAATTGTACTGCGATTACTACGATTAATACTGCACCAATTCCTTGAGAAAGATTTAAGAAAGGTGTTTGAATATATGTTGCAACTAAATCACCGATAGCTTGACCACCCATGAAAGTAGATACTAAGTAACCAGCTAAACCAGCTACATAAATAGCGATTGTTCCAGGAATGATTGAAGCAAATGCGTTAGAAACTGCAGGTGGTACTGAATCCGGCATTTTAATAGTAACGTTTGCGATCATTAATTTTGCATAAATGATTGAAGTAACTAAACCTACGATTAATGCAGTGAATAAACCATTTGCATTTAAGTAAGCCCAGCTTAATCCACCCCAAGTTTCACCTACGACTTGAGGAGTAATAGTAATGAATGCTGAAGTAGCAATTAAACCACCAGCTAATTCATTTACACCATAAACTTTAGATACTTGATATCCTAAAGCAAAGATAAATACAAGTGAGATTACTGCTAAAGTTCCCCACCATACTAAACCATTAATTCCGATTAGCCATGCAAACATCTCTGCAATACCAGCATCAGGAATATAAGTAGTTGGTAAATCTCTAACA from Tannockella kyphosi harbors:
- a CDS encoding PTS sugar transporter subunit IIC encodes the protein MEKFSNFMEEHFVPLATKISSQKHLVAVRDAFIAIMPVTMAGAIATLLNVFVRDLPTTYIPDAGIAEMFAWLIGINGLVWWGTLAVISLVFIFALGYQVSKVYGVNELAGGLIATSAFITITPQVVGETWGGLSWAYLNANGLFTALIVGLVTSIIYAKLMIANVTIKMPDSVPPAVSNAFASIIPGTIAIYVAGLAGYLVSTFMGGQAIGDLVATYIQTPFLNLSQGIGAVLIVVIAVQLFWFFGIHGTNVLGALLDGTYLSATLANEAAASAGEVMQYVWVRGSFDAYVWMGGAGCTIALIIAIFIFSKRADSRAVATMSAPMGVFNINEPVVFGMPIVLNPIYFIPWMLVPIVLTIIAYAATAAGLVPFVHVVVPWVIPPVLYAFLATGGSFAAALLAAVNLVIAVVIWGAFVLVANKMDNE